The following are encoded in a window of Maridesulfovibrio bastinii DSM 16055 genomic DNA:
- a CDS encoding FmdB family zinc ribbon protein, with protein MPIFEFKCPKCGKEFDNLVMPGKEVVAECPDCGNKKCEKLLSCGNVRPNGIPSGKGGYKLPPCKCHQ; from the coding sequence ATGCCAATATTTGAATTTAAATGCCCGAAATGCGGCAAAGAATTTGACAATCTGGTAATGCCCGGAAAAGAAGTCGTTGCAGAATGTCCTGATTGTGGAAATAAAAAATGCGAAAAACTGCTCTCTTGCGGAAATGTTCGCCCGAATGGAATTCCATCAGGAAAAGGTGGTTACAAACTTCCACCGTGCAAATGTCATCAATAA